CTGAATCGACCAAATCTCCATGACTGACTGATGTCGCAACCGCCGGGTTAAGTTTATTTATTCCTCCAAGATTGAGTGAGCAATCTGATGAGCACACTTTTTTTTTTGTCGAAAGATGATGAGCGCACTTTTCAGTTGGAACCTGCATGCTGCAGGGCGTAGCCTGGTGTGTAAAGATGAAATCAAGTGTTCTTTTACACTCATCCCtggagaaagaagaagaagaaaaggttGCATTCGCAGTTTATTTATTTGCTGTGAAGATGGGTTCCAAAAAAATAATGAGTTTTATCTCGAAAGTAATACTTGCCAATTCTTTGAAGTGGATGGATGCCACTTTGCTGGCCTTGTGCCTTCGTCGAAAGCCCTCCATGTATTTTTTTTTCCCCTAGTTGCAACGTACACAGAATATCCGGCTCCTTCTATTTCTCTCCAGCATCAAGAATCCTTCCCACATGGCATGTATGGAATGTTGTGTAAAAGTTCTTTTGGAGCTGCTAGCAGCTTGTTGTTGCATACCAGAAACCAAATCTCAGTTGAGCACGGAGCAGCAGCATCTCGCAAATAACGCGCATCGTTAGGCAGTTGAGATACTTTTTACTTAGAAGAGAGAAACTTTGCAGGAATTTACATTGCCAAATATTCAGGAGAATGGAGGACGTTACAAGTTGCTTTTGGATTGCATCCTCCGAACATGTGCTCCCATTTGTTTGGGAATTGGTCATTTAGCCTTAGGTCCCAAATTATGGTTGAGCAAGTGCTCTTTTCTAGACCATATGGTTGAATAGAAATGACATTGTTTTTACAAGGCGAGAATACACTATTATATGTAGGTTTACCTTCGTCTAAACACACTAGCTAGGCCCGTTCTTGGGCATTGCTACAGAAGCAGGAAGGCCAAGCACAATTGAGATGGGCACTGCAGAACTCTGACACGATAATTGTTGAAATCTTCATGAGCTGAGTTATGGCACCTTGAAATAGTCTATGGCTAATACTAAAATAATGGATGGCTGAGTTGCATAGACCGGAAAAAGGCTATtcctttttttcaaaaaaaaatgaagaGCGCCGGGAAATGGAACAGAAATATTCCTTCGTTCCTTGTCAATCAATCAGGCAATCAAGGGCGATAGGATGGATCCCAAGCTCCGCATCGTCAGCATTCACAACGGAAAAGACAACTAGACAAGGAACGATCGTCAAAACAAGTGCAGGGATAAGTTCAAGTGATTAGGGTTAGCTAGCAATCTTCTTTCAATTCAAAGCACGTTTATATATATAATCCCTCATGGCTGGTCATGAAACTAGTCTTTTGTCTCCGTGTGGTGCACTTGTACTTCTTTTTTGAAgcaaaaagtaatgctgggtgCTGGCATGGACTGTTTGACGAACTAAACGTACGTTTCTCAAATCACAGGCTTCCTTTCACCTCCGTCCTTGGTTGCTGTGCATCTAGGAAGAAACATAAAACCTTGCTAGGGGATTCTGCTCTAGCTCATTTCTTTTATTTATTCCTTTTCTAGTAGGGGAATCTTGAAGCTCTGCACAGCATGATTTGCTACAAACAAACGATCCAGCCGTTCTAGACAAACTGCCGAAGGGATGCAAGTGGCTACTAATCTTAACGATGTTTTTGGGTGAGCTAACTAATAGCATAGTATGTCATTTTAGTTCATTTCTCTCTACTAGATGAATTACGATGCATGAGATTTTAGTTTATTTTAGCAAAAAGAAATCGAGCTGATGACCCTAGTTAACGGGTCGGTTGCGTGCTGGCTGGATTCCGATATTTCATTGTTTGGTCTGCGGTGTCTTCTTGGATAAATCAATGGTCTCTGTCTGGGCTCTTGCAACATGATTAGGGTTATTGTGTTAGCACGAAGTTATAGAAAATTGGTAGATGTGGATTATCTGCCATGGCTAGTTTGCATAATCTTGCTACGTATTTAGCATAGAGTTAGGTCATCAGCTGAGTGATGCTACGCAAAGCTTGTTTTTCTTTGTTCAACTAGTTTAGGATAGTTATGCCCTGTTACTCAGCCAGGCCAGGTGATTGAAACCAAAGCTCGGCATCGTGAATTTTCACAAAGGACGAGACAACCAGACAAGGACCCACCACAAAAGAAAAGGGAATTGTACGGCTATGTTAGCTAGCTAGGGTCAGCAATCTGCTTTGGGTACTCCACGGCATGTTAACCTCATGACCATGGAACACTAGTCCTTTGTCTCCGTGTCCTGCACAGTGCACTTTGCGCTAGCACTGATCGTCCAACTAAGTTAACTCATTCCTGAGCTAATCACAGGCTTCTTTTCAGCTCAATGTTCTAATATAGTTCATATCGAGTCACCGGCGTCGTTGGGTTGTTGCGTCTTTGAAGAAATTTCGCTAGTGGAATCTGCTCTAGCTCATTATTTATTTGTTTATTTCTAGGAGGGGAATCTTGATGCCCTGCATAGCTACATGCGCTAAAAATTGTTCAGCCTGTTTCTAGATAAATAAATTACTGGGTTGGTTGCTGGCTGCTGCGTGGTTCCAAACTTTCGTTGATTTTTACCCCTCTTCTTGTTTGGGGTGTGGGGTGTCCTTAGGTGAATGACTGAAATGGTCCTCCTGGCCATTACACCGAGATTCGTGTTAGCACGAAGTACTAGGTTTTGTGGAACCAAGGGGTCATCATATCTAGCATCATCTCAAGTTCTTGTGCACCATCTTGTTGTCGATCACTTGCATTTGCATCATATGCCCTGATAACGCTGGGGTCCCTGAAGGCTCGCAACACCTGTCTGGGCCAAATCTGAAGATCGAGGCATAGGCAAAAAACCCAGAGCCCCACAAAGACCAAATAAAGAGAGGACCTCCACtcgaaaaaataaaaaataaagagAGGACCACCTTAAGAGGGGCACTTTCATCAGATGTAGAACTAGTTATTATCAGAACACATCTCAATTAAACCAATCTGACATAAATTATATCAAGATGTGTTTGGAACGCATAAAATTCTCATGAAAGCATCTTAAATCCAAGAGAACCCAAAACAAGGTATATCTTTTATCCGAACAAATGTAAGACGATTTAGTTTCGTTATAAATCAAAGTTCTAATTTTGATCAAGTTCATAGAAATAAATATTAAGATCTACAATATTCAATAAATGGAATATAAGGACATATTATTGACGATTTTAGATGAACTAATAATTTGATCCTATATCTGTTTGCCTAACTTTCTACAAACATGTTTAAAGTTAGGCTTTGACTTACGGCAAAACTGAAACGTCTTGCGGGTATTACCGTCTTCCAAACCAAGCGAAGAAGCGAAGAAAGATGAAAGGCTCCAAGATCTCATGACGCAACAGTCCTCAAACTCATGCACACCCTGGCCGTGCATCTGATCTGTTGGGTCACAGGAGTTTATACGCGTTCACCGGATGCCGATGGTGAGAAAACAAAGGCAAAGGCAGCTCCTCCCTCTCCATGCCATGGGTGCTCTCGGGCGGCCCGCCCACATCGCCGTCACGGCACCACAACCAACTGCCCCGCCAACTGCCTCCCTATAAACCCTTTCGCTTCGGTTCCCTTCAGTCTCCGTCCGCTAGCGCCAGCGCCAGTGGCCACCACCACTACCACGACCCCGCGCCTTCCCCACGCCCGGCCACACGCCTCTGCCGCAGCGGGCGGGGTCCTCGGATGCAATGGACCTCGACGCCGACATCCCCACCTCCCCCTCCGCCGActcctcgccctcctcctccgACCTCGACACCGAGGTAACTCACCGTCCAGGTTCTTCTTGGGTCTTCTTGCATTGGCTGCCTGGTCAACCCGCATTCATCTATCTAGCTGACATGGTGTGGATAACGTTTTGGCTTCTTGGGGGGGATGGCAGTCGACGGGGTCCTTCTTCCCGGACCGGAGCACGACGCTGGGGACGCTGATGGGCGTGTCGGCGttcggcggcgcgcaggcgcagcAGCAGCGTCGCGCGgcgagggcgccggcggcgggcgaggAGGGAGCGGGAGGGGCGCAGCGCGCGccgcgggaggaggaggaggaggagaggcgccgcggcggggtgtggcggcggaggaggcggcgccggcgccggcgcgggcgcaGCCTGGGCGGGAGCTGGTGGCGGCTGTGCCGGGACCACGGCGACGGCTGCCCGCCGACGTCGCTGGGCGAGTTCCTGGACATGGAGCGGCAGCTCGCGGGGGCCGACTTCCTCTGCGAcggcaccggcgcctcggggcgggaggccgcggcggtggcCACCGCCCTGTTCGAGGACGGCAGGgtgcggccgccgccgtccttcgccgcggcggaggagcgcgGGAGGTGGCGGCTGCTGCGGGCGTCGGAGGGCTCGTCATCGCTGGCGCGTCTGCCGGTGCTGCTCACCGGCATctgcagcggcggcgcggggtaACAACACATCGCAGTACAAACAACCAGACCGAAACCAACGGTGCTCGCGAAATTGCAATTAAGTGGCTTCGGAGGGGTGTTCATGCGACAGTGGAGTGGACGCTTACGCTATCCTTTAATCAAGCCTCTTTGTCtcccttctttctcttttttataGTGTCGCCATTATTTAATTATTGCACTTTGGTCCTTTTCGCCATGATGCCATTTTGATGGCGCCCCATTCCGCCTGCGGGTGTCTCGTtattgagttaagaattttgtTATTTAGAactattaaataaaatctaattataaaattaattgtagaATTTCTGAACTAATTTGCGAGATGAACATTAAATCATAATTAGAGGATGGTtattgtagcatcactgttgcaaattataaattaattaggctcattaaattcatCTTGCGAAATAGCACACATCTGAAAATAAATTAGACAAATTTTATTTAGTACTCTAAATGGTAATGGTAAGATTCTTTTTATATGTtggggctaaagtttagcctttAAAAACCTAACGGGGCCTTATTCACTCGCTTTTGCTCCCCGTCCAACCTTCTACGCTCACTACTTGCACGGCAAAAGAATCAAGAGCGAATTTTAAAACCTGCATCAAATTTGCCCAGCTTTATATTTCAAATAAAATTTGCCCTACTTTTAGAGCAGTGAtcagtttttcaaaatgcatgtAACTCTCCAGCTCCACTTTTCACGGCGACCATTCCCCAGTTAATTCTTGCAGACTGCAACAACGGACAAAGTTTGCGTTGTTCTCGCACACGTCTCCTGCCGGTACACCGTAAGCACCCGGGGCCCAGCGGCCGTCGGTACTCGGGCCGCTCTTGTCCAGGGCTCGATCTCCgcccgcacccccccccccccccccccccccgcgcaccTGCGGCCCGATTCGATCGCACGGCAGCTGAAAGATACGCGGCGTGCACCTGCAGGCCCTGCGATCTGAACGGCACGGGCTGGCCACGTACGGGTCAGATATCTCGCTAGCCCCACCACCGGCACTGACCGCCGATCGATCCGCGCAAGGACCAAAAACACCCGGCGCCCGCGACGTCTCATCTGCGTCGCACCGTCACGTACACACATGGGCGTACGGGGAGTACCTCGCCGTGACGGGCGCCGGCCACTTGCCGGGCGGCCGAGCCAttagcggcggcgggcggcgggcccAGCCCAGGGGACGCTTCGAGAGAGCAGGGGACGCCGCCGCTTTGGAATGGCACTTCCACCTGCCGTCCCCTTTCCCGCCTTCTCGGTGACGCTCACGCCGCCATGCTAgcacgccgccgcgcgcgcggaaTGATGAGCGCTGCTGCCAGCAGCTGGATGCTTGGTTCGAGCAAGCAACCTTTGGATTCCAGCAAGGACAACCCCCAAAGCCTGAAAGGAACGGACCATGGTCCTGGTCCGGCACATGAACATGTCCCTGTGGGCTTGTGGCCGACAAAAAAAGGGACGTGTGTTGTTGCCACGTGCTCAAACGCCACAGGAAGGCTAGGCACAAATTATGGATCTTAAAGCACGTCCAAGCATGGGCATACAGGTGCTTGCCATAGTGGAAGACTAGAAGCAGAGGACACTGACACTAGGACCAATCCTTGCTCCTGCCATTTTTTACAGGAGCGGATCGGCACACACTGACACTAACACTACAATCACCACTACTACTGAATCGGCAATGCAGAGTAGCAGGAGCAGGACCGATGGACCAGGCGCATCGCAGAACACACACAAAAGGCCCACACACGCAGAAGGCCCGCCCATCTCGACTAGTTAGTTCATTCAGTCGCGGCCGAGCTGGGCCGCCTCCAGGTCGGGGTGCGCGGAGAAGTAGGCGAGCAGGCCGAGCAGCGGCGCGTTGATGTAGGTGGTGGGCTCGGACTGCTGGAACACGGCGCGCGCGTCGGGGAAGGCGTCGGTGCTGTTGCTGGGCCCGCCCACGACGGCGCCCACCAGCAGGTTCGGGTTGGGCGCCGGGCTGGCGTAGTAGGCGGCGCCCGCCTTGCACCCGATCCGCGCCGGGTGGGCCGCGACCGACGGCAGCGAGCTGGCCCGGTGGTGGATCCGGAGCGGGTACCGCGGGCCGTAGCCCACCATGTAGGACATCCGCAGCGGGTTGTCGCCCAGGATGTAGTCCACCTGCCGCTTGGCCACGCGGCGGAGCTGCACGGGCGACGCCGcggaggcgccgccgccgccgcaggagACGCGGGCGCCGGCGTGGCTGAGGTAGTTGGAGtaggcgaggaggaggaaggagagcGACGTCACGTGCTGCATGTTGCTGTTGCCCACCTTGAAGAGGAGGCCGCCGGGGGAGTAGTCGATCTGCGGGTGCCCGGAGCCGGAGGAGATGCCGGGGAGGAGGCCGCAGATGAAGTCGTCGGCGTTCTCGCGGAACGACCGGAAGTACTCGTCCTTGCCCATCAGCACCTCCTGCAGCAGCACGATCCTTTCGATTAGCGCTGGACAGCCCAGTGTGATTTTGTATCAGTACCATCATGCATGATTAACAATGTAATGGTTCAGTAATTAGCATGAGAACGTAGTAATTCGCAGGGGACACGAGGCCCCCGTGACTCGTGATCGAGCTGCAAAGGCGCCGTGCAAGCACAGAGCCGGCATTGGGCAGAGAGGCAGAGAGTGAGAGAGTCCAGGGCCTCGGCGGTGCCACAACATGCTCTTGCCACTCGCTAATCAGTCACTGACAAAAAGCCTGGACTGGTACTGCTGATGCGTTGATTAGTCTATCCAGATAGAATCTTGGTCCCATGGTAGTGGTACAGAGGATATACTACTAATCAGTAGGCACTAATGGTCTGTTTTGACAGAAAAATGAAGGCCGTCAGTACTACTGAATCCCGGCATGTGAAACGGTGTGCAGGGTGCCAGGATCCACGAGACCATGATGAGAATGATTAGGTGGATAAACAAGATGCTAGTGCCCAATCCAGCCGAGCTCACAGAGTCACAGGCTGAGCTGAAAACCCTGAAAGGGCATTGATGCCTGCGGGGATTTGCAGATCCACCCACTGCACGGAAGCACACCAGTCCAGCCCAGTACTTGTACAATGTACATGAGAATGCTGCGCTCACGAGAAGGGGTATATCGCCATGGAGGGAGAGACGCTAGCTGACGTGACTCGAGCAGCACGGCAACATGCTCTCCGGCAGCCGGCCGGACCCAGGTGTCGGGTCAAAAGCGCGCGCGGCACTAcagcagcgcgcgcgcgcgaaaAGGCCCCGTCCCGTTGCCCATGCTCCTAGCGAGTAGGGCCACTTCGCTACGGCTTCGTCTAGTCCTAAACCCACAACCGTCAGGACCTAACTAGCAGCCATCAAGGGATCAGATACAGTAAGCACGGCCATGGTGGCAAATTGCAAGAGCACGCGTCAGACTTGGAGACATGCCAAATGAGACGAGTCAGTGGCATCCCGGACCGCAGCGGGTGGTCCACCGGAGAGCCGGGGACTTGTTTAGATGCTCTCCAAATTGCAAATGTTATAAACCGGAGTACTGTAGCGCTTTCGTCtgtatttgataaattttatcttaattatggactaactaggcttaaaaaagattcgtctcgtgatgtacaattaaactattatttttttacatacattcaGTGGTTCATGCATATATCCCAAAATTGATATGATGGAgaaagtgtaaaaagttggaattcGAAGGGGATGCCCCGGAACTCGGAGGCACGTACGACGTCAGGGTCAGGGTGGGGCATATGCGCGCCGCGCTCGACGACGCTGCTCGAGTGCAGCGGAGCGGCGCAGAGGTCAGGGCAGGGCAGTGATGTGGCTCTGCTCTGCTGCTTTGGGGGTCTGGGCTGGGCTGCTGTACGCGGACCGATGCTACTACGGGGGGACTACGGGAGCAGAGCAGCAGCGTCACGCGGGGGAGGGACACGAGAAGGGGGCCAAAACCAGACAGACATCCATGGCCCCTAGCGTCGCGCAATCCTAGGCCACTTTTGGACCCAAAAGGTACACGCCAGAGTCTCAACTCGCGTCAGTAGAGTACCAAGCGTAATGCAATGGCGCGCAATGGTTTGGTGCAGCATTGAACTGAACATTGGGGACGGATGATAGAAGCCACGGACGGCGGTGACCGTTACCTTGGAGATGAGGACGTTGATGCCGGCGTGCTTGTTGTCCCAGCCGAACTCGTTGATGGCGTCGCTGGCGCCCAGCGCCACCTCGTTGCGCTTGATGTACTCGCGGTACTCccggcggcgcgacgcgcggtGCAGCCACGCCGCGCCCCACAGCAGCTCGTCCTGGTACCCGGAGTAGTCGCAGTAGCAGGGGCACACCGCAGCGCGGAGGCTGCCGCTGTACGCGCCGCGGTGCGCGTCCGCGAACGCGAACACCTGCCAGAGAACGAAGATGAAAAACCGCAAACTTTTTTTTGTGT
The genomic region above belongs to Panicum hallii strain FIL2 chromosome 4, PHallii_v3.1, whole genome shotgun sequence and contains:
- the LOC112890006 gene encoding uncharacterized protein At3g17950-like — encoded protein: MDLDADIPTSPSADSSPSSSDLDTESTGSFFPDRSTTLGTLMGVSAFGGAQAQQQRRAARAPAAGEEGAGGAQRAPREEEEEERRRGGVWRRRRRRRRRRGRSLGGSWWRLCRDHGDGCPPTSLGEFLDMERQLAGADFLCDGTGASGREAAAVATALFEDGRVRPPPSFAAAEERGRWRLLRASEGSSSLARLPVLLTGICSGGAG
- the LOC112889862 gene encoding endoglucanase 17-like yields the protein MARPVSTPAKAIAVAVVVLVLLAASPAALALHDYGDALHKSILFFEGQRSGRLPPDQRLRWRQDSGIHDGAEAGVDLTGGYYDAGDNVKFGFPMAFTATLMSWGLIDFGRSFGAREEAAAREAVRWATDYLMKATATPGTVYVQVGDASRDHACWERPEDMDTPRTVYKVDAAHPGSDVAAETAAALAAGSIVFRDTDPAYSERLLDRAVAVFAFADAHRGAYSGSLRAAVCPCYCDYSGYQDELLWGAAWLHRASRRREYREYIKRNEVALGASDAINEFGWDNKHAGINVLISKEVLMGKDEYFRSFRENADDFICGLLPGISSGSGHPQIDYSPGGLLFKVGNSNMQHVTSLSFLLLAYSNYLSHAGARVSCGGGGASAASPVQLRRVAKRQVDYILGDNPLRMSYMVGYGPRYPLRIHHRASSLPSVAAHPARIGCKAGAAYYASPAPNPNLLVGAVVGGPSNSTDAFPDARAVFQQSEPTTYINAPLLGLLAYFSAHPDLEAAQLGRD